One part of the Odontesthes bonariensis isolate fOdoBon6 chromosome 15, fOdoBon6.hap1, whole genome shotgun sequence genome encodes these proteins:
- the LOC142400463 gene encoding fizzy-related protein homolog, translating to MDPEYEHRLLRQINIQNDNLSPVKLPPSLHSWTLTGSPLSSPSKLGDRFIPTRAGASWNINFHRINENEKSPSQNRKTKDASSDNTKADGLAYSALLKNELLGAGIEKIQDPQTEDRRLLPSTPETRSLFTYSLNSKRSSPDDSTNISPYSLSPVSNKSQKLLRSPRKPTRKISKIPFKVLDAPELQDDFYLNLVDWSSLNVLSVGLGTCVYLWSACTSQVTRLCDLSVEGDSVTSVGWSERGNLVAVGTHKGYVQIWDAGAGKKLFVLEGHTARVGALAWNADQLSSGSRDRMILQRDIRTPPLQSERRLQGHRQEVCGLKWSTDHQLLASGGNDNKLLVWNHSSLSPVQTYTDHLAAVKAIAWSPHQHGLLASGGGTADRCIRFWNTLTSQPLQCMDTGSQVCNLAWSKHANELVSTHGYSQNQILVWKYPALTQVAKLTGHSYRVLYLAMSPDGEAIVTGAGDETLRFWNVFSKTRSTKESVSVLNLFTRIR from the exons ATGGATCCTGAATATGAACATCGGCTGCTCCGCCAGATCAACATTCAGAATGATAACTTGAGCCCTGTT AAGCTGCCACCGAGTCTGCACAGTTGGACACTCACCGGCTCCCCGTTGTCCTCACCCAGTAAGCTTGGGGACAGATTTATTCCAACCAGAGCTGGAGCCAGTTGGAACATCAACTTCCACAGAATCAAT gaaAATGAGAAGTCACCAAGtcagaacagaaaaacaaaggatGCCTCTTCAGATAATACCAAAG CGGACGGGCTGGCCTACTCTGCTTTACTGAAGAATGAGCTGCTGGGAGCAGGAATAGAGAAGATCCAGGACCCTCAGACGGAGGACAGACGTCTACTGCCATCAACGCCCGAGACGAGGAGTCTCTTCACT TATTCACTCAACAGCAAAAGGTCATCACCTGACGACAGCACCAACATCTCTCCCTACTCTCTATCACCTGTGAGCAATAAAAG TCAGAAATTGTTGCGTTCACCAAGGAAGCCAACTCGAAAGATATCCAAGATCCCCTTTAAAGTCCTGGATGCTCCAGAGCTGCAGGATGACTTTTACCTCAACCTGGTGGACTGGTCGTCCCTGAACGTGCTGAGCGTCGGGCTGGGCACATGTGTTTACCTTTGGAGTGCCTGCACCAGCCAG GTGACGAGGCTGTGCGATTTATCTGTGGAGGGAGACTCGGTCACATCCGTTGGATGGTCTGAAAGG GGAAATCTTGTGGCTGTGGGGACGCATAAAGGCTATGTTCAGATCTGGGATGCCGGTGCTGGCAAAAAGCTCTTTGTGCTGGAAGGGCATACAGCCAGAGTCG GAGCGTTGGCGTGGAACGCAGACCAGTTGTCTTCGGGAAGCCGTGATCGTATGATTCTTCAAAGAGACATCCGGACGCCTCCGCTGCAGTCAGAGAGACGGCTACAgggacacagacaggaagtgtgTGGCTTGAAGTGGAGCACTGACCATCAGCTGCTTGCTTCGGGCGGCAACGACAATAAG CTGCTGGTGTGGAACCACTCGTCGCTGAGCCCTGTGCAGACATACACGGATCACCTGGCTGCAGTAAAAGCCATCGCCTGGTCCCCTCATCAACACGGCCTCCTGGCCTCCGGTGGCGGCACTGCTGACCGCTGCATTCGATTTTGGAATACCCTGACATCGCAGCCGCTGCAGTGTATGGACACCGGCTCACAGGTCTGCAACCTGGCCTGGTCCAAACATGCTAATGAGCTG GTAAGCACACACGGATACTCTCAGAACCAGATCTTGGTGTGGAAATATCCAGCTCTCACTCAGGTGGCCAAGCTCACAGGACATTCCTACAGAGTGCTCTACctg GCCATGTCCCCAGACGGTGAAGCAATAGTCACAGGTGCCGGAGACGAGACCCTGCGTTTCTGGAATGTTTTCAGTAAAACACGTTCAACAAAG gaatCTGTGTCCGTTTTAAATCTCTTTACCAGGATACGGTAA
- the haus5 gene encoding HAUS augmin-like complex subunit 5 isoform X2 yields the protein MYPQSRADMADKNLVKELKRWATEEFGLPLDSLPNDNYFKTLCVGTRKSIWKYIIQHVFQHRNVRIMRGNLQWYKVLQDKEAKQAEGQSEAAKRRELQKKMEQLRAEISHLDSQISGTEEQLATQERSISHVWAQVEDNRRRELLLRAFRQHCSLGRKVLSGDTSKIGGHCQVMDQMARKAEVEVLFDDEPSSCKDDDNLNSKAAAEAQVLRELRELCADRIHFYQALQESELKVQHSAAEHMTSKQRTAVFHYWLSTAEKVLGDYPPNHVLSALQYLASGEQKELEEKLAALDLTQDVTALRFRYESNHLLDISAEEDDELLPVKTLLEDAWKEVQQSFVELTRTRSRVQQLKKQLQARKEEAEHEVSGCADEFHNDTMALSALEVELECVMQAAARDYIRDRCIQLDQHNRSRQEALRSLRSQWQSVLDFRKLVVLRQEHIRGLIKGNSTAKTHLIHLHKELQEFIEDELVSQFEDVVTAANSLRNSVSKEAKQFGTVSLLSLDRRTIDGMQRVPASWLSIHRLQSPSFGSLCQSLAFPLYKAPEELCSQSRSQQLELRFLRQLLHLYSATLQRVQKEAERLHASDQKALLSRVMEEDQNLLKSLLPRARSLTHRCAQGLSYGDQVKTAISYWWDKPAQHVLPQLGKGGLTFQQWLQRWKLAAKAS from the exons ATGTATccgcagagcagagcaga TATGGCGGATAAAAACCTGGTGAAGGAGTTGAAACGATGGGCGACAGAGGAGTTTGGTTTGCCCCTGGACAGTCTGCCAAATGACAACTACTTTAAAAC GCTCTGTGTTGGGACTAGGAAGTCAATTTGGAAGTACATAATCCAACACGTTTTTCAACATAG gaaTGTGAGGATCATGCGTGGAAATCTTCAATG GTACAAAGTACTCCAAGACAAAGAG GCGAAGCAGGCTGAGGGCCAGAGTGAGGCTGCAAAGCGAAGAGAGCTTCAAAAGAAGATGGAGCAGCTGAGAGCCGAAATCAGTCACCTGGACTCTCAGATCAGTGGAACAGAGGAACAACTCGCCACCCAAG AGCGATCGATCAGTCATGTGTGGGCCCAAGTGGAGGACAACCGGCGCAGAGAGCTGCTTCTTCGGGCGTTCAGACAACACTGCAGCCTGGGCCGTAAGGTGCTCTCTGGTGACACGAGTAAAATCGGTGGCCACTGCCAGGTTATGGATCAGATGGCAAG GAAAGCAGAGGTTGAGGTGCTGTTTGATGATGAGCCTTCCAGCTGTAAAGATGATGACAACCTCAACTCCAAGGCAGCAGCAGAGGCACAAGTCTTG CGTGAGTTAAGAGAACTGTGTGCGGACAGGATCCACTTCTATCAGGCACTACAAGAGAGCGAACTCAAAGTGCAGCACTCTGCAGCTGAACA TATGACCAGTAAGCAGAGAACCGCCGTGTTTCATTACTGGCTGAGTACCGCTGAG AAAGTGTTGGGCGATTACCCACCAAACCATGTTCTCTCAGCACTGCAGTATTTAGCTTCGGGAGAGCAGAAGGAGCTAGAAGAGAAATTAGCTGCTCTGGATTTGACACAGGATGTGACGGCTTTGCG GTTCCGATATGAAAGCAATCACCTACTGGATATCTCGGCAGAGGAGGATGATGAGTTACTGCCTGTCAAGACCCTCTTAGAG GATGCTTGGAAAGAGGTTCAGCAGAGTTTTGTTGAGTTGACCCGGACTCGCTCCAGAGTCCAGCAGCTCAAAAAGCAGCTGCAGGCTCGTAAGGAGGAGGCTGAGCACGAGGTCTCCGGTTGTGCAGATGAGTTCCACAATGATACCATGGCGCT TTCAGCACTCGAGGTAGAACTAGAGtgtgtgatgcaggcagcagcccGGGATTATATCAGAGACCGCTGTATCCAACTCGACCAACATAACAGAAGTCGGCAGGAAGCGCTAAGAAGTCTGCGCAGCCAGTGGCAGAGTGTTTTAGACTTCAGAAAACTAGTG GTTCTCAGACAAGAGCATATCAGAGGTCTGATTAAGGGAAACTCAACAGCCAAGACACATCTGATTCATCTTCATAAAGAG ttgcAGGAGTTCATCGAGGACGAGCTCGTGTCGCAGTTTGAAGACGTCGTCACTGCCGCAAACAGTTTACGGAACTCTGTTTCCAAAGAGGCCAAACAGTTTGGAACGGTTTCGCTTCTCTCTCTGGACCGCAGAACTATCGATGG AATGCAAAGAGTTCCTGCATCATGGTTGTCCATCCATCGACTGCAGTCCCCGAGCTTCGGCAGCTTGTGTCAGAGCCTGGCATTCCCTCTGTACAAG GCTCCAGAAGAGCTGTGTTCCCAGTCTCGATCCCAGCAGCTTGAGTTGCGTTTTCTCCGTCAGCTGCTGCACCTTTACTCCGCCACTCTGCAGAGGGTGCAGAAGGAAGCGGAACGGCTTCACGCATCTGATCAAAAAG CTCTGCTGTCCAGAGTCATGGAGGAGGATCAGAACCTTCTGAAGTCTTTGCTCCCAAGAGCCAGAAGCCTCACTCACCGCTGTGCACAAGGCCTTTCTTATGGAGACCAAGTCAAGACCGCCATCTCATACTG GTGGGATAAACCAGCCCAGCATGTCCTGCCTCAGCTCGGTAAAGGAGGACTGACTttccagcagtggctccagaGGTGGAAACTGGCTGCCAAAGCCTCTTAG
- the haus5 gene encoding HAUS augmin-like complex subunit 5 isoform X1, whose translation MANSGGAISTGTPTGSSVSERELGNMADKNLVKELKRWATEEFGLPLDSLPNDNYFKTLCVGTRKSIWKYIIQHVFQHRNVRIMRGNLQWYKVLQDKEAKQAEGQSEAAKRRELQKKMEQLRAEISHLDSQISGTEEQLATQERSISHVWAQVEDNRRRELLLRAFRQHCSLGRKVLSGDTSKIGGHCQVMDQMARKAEVEVLFDDEPSSCKDDDNLNSKAAAEAQVLRELRELCADRIHFYQALQESELKVQHSAAEHMTSKQRTAVFHYWLSTAEKVLGDYPPNHVLSALQYLASGEQKELEEKLAALDLTQDVTALRFRYESNHLLDISAEEDDELLPVKTLLEDAWKEVQQSFVELTRTRSRVQQLKKQLQARKEEAEHEVSGCADEFHNDTMALSALEVELECVMQAAARDYIRDRCIQLDQHNRSRQEALRSLRSQWQSVLDFRKLVVLRQEHIRGLIKGNSTAKTHLIHLHKELQEFIEDELVSQFEDVVTAANSLRNSVSKEAKQFGTVSLLSLDRRTIDGMQRVPASWLSIHRLQSPSFGSLCQSLAFPLYKAPEELCSQSRSQQLELRFLRQLLHLYSATLQRVQKEAERLHASDQKALLSRVMEEDQNLLKSLLPRARSLTHRCAQGLSYGDQVKTAISYWWDKPAQHVLPQLGKGGLTFQQWLQRWKLAAKAS comes from the exons ATGGCAAACAGTGGCGGCGCTATCTCGACGGGTACGCCGACCGGAAGCTCTGTGAGCGAGCGGGAACTTGGAAA TATGGCGGATAAAAACCTGGTGAAGGAGTTGAAACGATGGGCGACAGAGGAGTTTGGTTTGCCCCTGGACAGTCTGCCAAATGACAACTACTTTAAAAC GCTCTGTGTTGGGACTAGGAAGTCAATTTGGAAGTACATAATCCAACACGTTTTTCAACATAG gaaTGTGAGGATCATGCGTGGAAATCTTCAATG GTACAAAGTACTCCAAGACAAAGAG GCGAAGCAGGCTGAGGGCCAGAGTGAGGCTGCAAAGCGAAGAGAGCTTCAAAAGAAGATGGAGCAGCTGAGAGCCGAAATCAGTCACCTGGACTCTCAGATCAGTGGAACAGAGGAACAACTCGCCACCCAAG AGCGATCGATCAGTCATGTGTGGGCCCAAGTGGAGGACAACCGGCGCAGAGAGCTGCTTCTTCGGGCGTTCAGACAACACTGCAGCCTGGGCCGTAAGGTGCTCTCTGGTGACACGAGTAAAATCGGTGGCCACTGCCAGGTTATGGATCAGATGGCAAG GAAAGCAGAGGTTGAGGTGCTGTTTGATGATGAGCCTTCCAGCTGTAAAGATGATGACAACCTCAACTCCAAGGCAGCAGCAGAGGCACAAGTCTTG CGTGAGTTAAGAGAACTGTGTGCGGACAGGATCCACTTCTATCAGGCACTACAAGAGAGCGAACTCAAAGTGCAGCACTCTGCAGCTGAACA TATGACCAGTAAGCAGAGAACCGCCGTGTTTCATTACTGGCTGAGTACCGCTGAG AAAGTGTTGGGCGATTACCCACCAAACCATGTTCTCTCAGCACTGCAGTATTTAGCTTCGGGAGAGCAGAAGGAGCTAGAAGAGAAATTAGCTGCTCTGGATTTGACACAGGATGTGACGGCTTTGCG GTTCCGATATGAAAGCAATCACCTACTGGATATCTCGGCAGAGGAGGATGATGAGTTACTGCCTGTCAAGACCCTCTTAGAG GATGCTTGGAAAGAGGTTCAGCAGAGTTTTGTTGAGTTGACCCGGACTCGCTCCAGAGTCCAGCAGCTCAAAAAGCAGCTGCAGGCTCGTAAGGAGGAGGCTGAGCACGAGGTCTCCGGTTGTGCAGATGAGTTCCACAATGATACCATGGCGCT TTCAGCACTCGAGGTAGAACTAGAGtgtgtgatgcaggcagcagcccGGGATTATATCAGAGACCGCTGTATCCAACTCGACCAACATAACAGAAGTCGGCAGGAAGCGCTAAGAAGTCTGCGCAGCCAGTGGCAGAGTGTTTTAGACTTCAGAAAACTAGTG GTTCTCAGACAAGAGCATATCAGAGGTCTGATTAAGGGAAACTCAACAGCCAAGACACATCTGATTCATCTTCATAAAGAG ttgcAGGAGTTCATCGAGGACGAGCTCGTGTCGCAGTTTGAAGACGTCGTCACTGCCGCAAACAGTTTACGGAACTCTGTTTCCAAAGAGGCCAAACAGTTTGGAACGGTTTCGCTTCTCTCTCTGGACCGCAGAACTATCGATGG AATGCAAAGAGTTCCTGCATCATGGTTGTCCATCCATCGACTGCAGTCCCCGAGCTTCGGCAGCTTGTGTCAGAGCCTGGCATTCCCTCTGTACAAG GCTCCAGAAGAGCTGTGTTCCCAGTCTCGATCCCAGCAGCTTGAGTTGCGTTTTCTCCGTCAGCTGCTGCACCTTTACTCCGCCACTCTGCAGAGGGTGCAGAAGGAAGCGGAACGGCTTCACGCATCTGATCAAAAAG CTCTGCTGTCCAGAGTCATGGAGGAGGATCAGAACCTTCTGAAGTCTTTGCTCCCAAGAGCCAGAAGCCTCACTCACCGCTGTGCACAAGGCCTTTCTTATGGAGACCAAGTCAAGACCGCCATCTCATACTG GTGGGATAAACCAGCCCAGCATGTCCTGCCTCAGCTCGGTAAAGGAGGACTGACTttccagcagtggctccagaGGTGGAAACTGGCTGCCAAAGCCTCTTAG